A genomic stretch from Coturnix japonica isolate 7356 unplaced genomic scaffold, Coturnix japonica 2.1 chrUnrandom339, whole genome shotgun sequence includes:
- the HOXC13 gene encoding homeobox protein Hox-C13 — protein MTAPLGLPPRWSDGLTCRCEEPPREKNRMESLGHCREVLPPPPGLAVPTGAPPAPQGAAYAELAATEPPRQCPSGAASSAALGYGYPFGGGYYGCRLSHSHGVNLQQKPCAYHPGEKYPEAGGPLPGEELPSRPKEFAFYPGFASSYQAVPSYLDVSVVPGLGAHPEPRHDALLPMEGYQHWALSNGWDGQVYCSKEQSQSAHLWKSPFPDVVPLQPEVSSYRRGRKKRVPYTKIQLKELEKEYASSKFITRDKRRKISATTNLSERQVTIWFQNRRVKEKKVVSKSKTAHLHPT, from the exons ATGACGGCACCGCTCGGCCTCCCCCCTCGCTGGTCCGACGGCTTGACCTGCCGCTGCGAGGAACCCCCCCGGGAGAAAAACCGCATGGAAAGCTTAGGACACTGCCGGGAGGTGCTCCCACCGCCACCGGGGCTCGCCGTACCCACCGGAGCTCCGCCGGCGCCGCAGGGAGCGGCGTACGCCGAGTTGGCCGCCACGGAGCCCCCCCGGCAATGCCCGTCGGGGGCGGCTTCCAGCGCTGCGCTGGGTTATGGGTACCCCTTCGGAGGGGGTTATTATGGCTGTCGCCTGTCCCACTCGCATGGGGTCAACCTGCAGCAGAAACCCTGCGCGTATCACCCCGGAGAGAAGTACCCCGAGGCCGGGGGGCCGCTGCCCGGCGAGGAGCTGCCGTCGAGGCCGAAAGAATTCGCCTTTTATCCCGGTTTCGCCAGTTCCTACCAAGCGGTTCCCAGTTATTTGGACGTGTCGGTTGTCCCGGGGTTGGGGGCTCACCCCGAGCCTCGGCACGACGCTTTGCTTCCCATGGAAGGTTACCAGCATTGGGCTCTTTCGAATGGTTGGGACGGGCAAGTGTATTGCTCCAAAGAGCAATCGCAGTCGGCGCACCTTTGGAAATCTCCTTTTCCAG ACGTGGTCCCCCTGCAACCCGAAGTCAGCAGCTATcggagggggaggaaaaagagggTTCCCTACACCAAAAtccagctgaaggagctggagaaggaatACGCCAGCAGCAAATTCATCACCCGAGACAAGAGGAGGAAGATCTCGGCCACCACCAACCTGTCCGAGCGCCAGGTCACGATCTGGTTCCAGAACAGGAGggtcaaagagaagaaagtggtGAGCAAATCCAAAACAGCGCATCTCCACCCCACCTGA